The Pongo abelii isolate AG06213 chromosome 20, NHGRI_mPonAbe1-v2.0_pri, whole genome shotgun sequence genome window below encodes:
- the KLHL26 gene encoding kelch-like protein 26 isoform X2, with translation MEMRPARGRRRGTCPDSTADKNGALKCTFSAPSHSTSLLQGLATLRAQGQLLDVVLTINREAFPAHKVVLAACSDYFRAMFTGGMREASQDVIELKGVSARGLRHIIDFAYSAEVTLDLDCVQDVLGAAVFLQMLPVVELCEEFLKAAMSVETCLNIGQMATTFSLASLRESVDAFTFRHFLQIAEEEDFLRLPLERLVFFLQSNRLQSCTEIDLFRAAVRWLQHDPARRPRASHVLCHIRFPLMQSSELVDSVQTLDIMVEDVLCRQYLLEAFNYQVLPFRQHEMQSPRTAVRSDVPSLVTFGGTPYTDSDRSVSSKVYQLPEPGARHFRELTEMEVGCSHTCVAVLDNFVYVAGGQHLQYRSGEGAVDACYRYDPHLNRWLRLQAMQESRIQFQLNVLCGMVYATGGRNRAGSLASVERYCPRRNEWGYACSLKRRTWGHAGAASGGRLYISGGYGISVEDKKALHCYDPVADQWEFKAPMSEPRVLHAMVGAGGRIYALGGRMDHVDRCFDVLAVEYYVPETDQWTSVSPMRAGQSEAGCCLLERKIYIVGGYNWRLNNVTGIVQVYNTDTDEWERDLHFPESFAGIACAPVLLPRAGTRR, from the exons ATGGAGATGAGGCCAGCCCGGGGCCGGAGGAGGGGCACCTGCCCTGACAG CACGGCCGACAAGAATGGGGCCCTCAAGTGCACCTTCTCGGCACCCAGCCACAGCACCAGCCTCCTGCAGGGTCTGGCCACCCTCCGCGCTCAGGGCCAGCTCCTCGATGTTGTGCTGACTATTAACAGAGAGGCCTTTCCTGCACACAAGGTCGTCCTGGCTGCCTGCAGCGACTACTTCAG GGCCATGTTCACCGGCGGCATGCGGGAGGCAAGCCAGGACGTCATCGAGCTGAAGGGCGTGTCGGCCCGTGGCCTGCGGCACATCATTGACTTCGCCTACAGCGCCGAGGTGACACTGGACCTGGACTGCGTGCAGGACGTGCTGGGTGCGGCCGTGTTCTTGCAGATGCTGCCCGTGGTGGAGCTGTGCGAGGAGTTCCTGAAGGCGGCAATGAGCGTGGAGACCTGCCTCAACATCGGCCAGATGGCCACCACCTTCAGCCTGGCCTCGCTGCGGGAGTCGGTGGATGCCTTCACCTTCCGGCACTTCCTGCAGATTGCCGAGGAGGAGGATTTCCTGCGCCTGCCGCTGGAGCGCCTGGTCTTCTTCCTGCAGAGCAACCGGCTGCAGAGCTGCACCGAGATCGACCTGTTCCGCGCGGCCGTCCGCTGGCTGCAGCATGACCCGGCCCGGCGGCCGCGCGCCAGCCACGTGCTCTGCCATATTCGTTTCCCGCTCATGCAGTCGTCCGAGCTGGTGGACAGCGTGCAGACGCTGGACATCATGGTGGAGGATGTGCTGTGCCGCCAGTACCTGCTGGAGGCCTTCAACTACCAGGTGCTGCCCTTCCGGCAGCACGAGATGCAGTCTCCGCGCACCGCCGTGCGCTCGGATGTGCCCTCGCTGGTCACCTTCGGCGGCACGCCTTACACCGACAGCGACCGCTCGGTCAGCAGCAAGGTCTACCAGCTGCCCGAGCCGGGAGCCCGCCACTTCCGCGAGCTCACGGAGATGGAGGTGGGCTGCAGCCACACGTGCGTGGCCGTGCTGGACAATTTTGTGTACGTGGCCGGGGGCCAGCACCTGCAGTACCGCAGCGGCGAGGGCGCAGTGGACGCCTGCTACCGCTACGACCCCCACCTGAATCGCTGGCTGCGCCTGCAGGCCATGCAGGAGAGCCGCATCCAGTTCCAGCTGAACGTGCTGTGCGGCATGGTGTACGCCACGGGCGGCCGCAACCGAGCCGGCAGCCTGGCCTCCGTGGAGCGGTACTGCCCCCGGCGCAACGAGTGGGGCTACGCCTGCTCGCTGAAGCGCCGTACCTGGGGCCACGCTGGGGCCGCCTCAGGGGGCCGCCTCTACATCTCGGGTGGCTACGGGATCTCAGTGGAGGACAAGAAGGCCCTGCACTGCTACGACCCCGTGGCCGACCAGTGGGAGTTCAAGGCGCCCATGAGCGAACCCCGCGTGCTGCACGCCATGGTGGGCGCAGGCGGCCGCATCTATGCCCTCGGGGGCCGCATGGACCACGTGGACCGCTGCTTCGATGTGCTGGCTGTGGAGTACTATGTGCCCGAGACGGACCAGTGGACCAGCGTGAGCCCCATGCGGGCCGGCCAGTCAGAGGCCGGCTGCTGCCTGCTGGAGAGGAAGATCTACATCGTCGGGGGCTACAACTGGCGGCTCAACAACGTCACGGGCATCGTACAGGTGTACAACACGGACACCGACGAGTGGGAGCGGGACTTGCACTTCCCGGAGTCCTTCGCGGGCATAGCCTGCGCCCCCGTCCTGCTGCCCCGTGCCGGGACCAGGAGGTAG
- the KLHL26 gene encoding kelch-like protein 26 isoform X1 → MAESGGSSGGAGGGGAFGSGPGPERPNSTADKNGALKCTFSAPSHSTSLLQGLATLRAQGQLLDVVLTINREAFPAHKVVLAACSDYFRAMFTGGMREASQDVIELKGVSARGLRHIIDFAYSAEVTLDLDCVQDVLGAAVFLQMLPVVELCEEFLKAAMSVETCLNIGQMATTFSLASLRESVDAFTFRHFLQIAEEEDFLRLPLERLVFFLQSNRLQSCTEIDLFRAAVRWLQHDPARRPRASHVLCHIRFPLMQSSELVDSVQTLDIMVEDVLCRQYLLEAFNYQVLPFRQHEMQSPRTAVRSDVPSLVTFGGTPYTDSDRSVSSKVYQLPEPGARHFRELTEMEVGCSHTCVAVLDNFVYVAGGQHLQYRSGEGAVDACYRYDPHLNRWLRLQAMQESRIQFQLNVLCGMVYATGGRNRAGSLASVERYCPRRNEWGYACSLKRRTWGHAGAASGGRLYISGGYGISVEDKKALHCYDPVADQWEFKAPMSEPRVLHAMVGAGGRIYALGGRMDHVDRCFDVLAVEYYVPETDQWTSVSPMRAGQSEAGCCLLERKIYIVGGYNWRLNNVTGIVQVYNTDTDEWERDLHFPESFAGIACAPVLLPRAGTRR, encoded by the exons CACGGCCGACAAGAATGGGGCCCTCAAGTGCACCTTCTCGGCACCCAGCCACAGCACCAGCCTCCTGCAGGGTCTGGCCACCCTCCGCGCTCAGGGCCAGCTCCTCGATGTTGTGCTGACTATTAACAGAGAGGCCTTTCCTGCACACAAGGTCGTCCTGGCTGCCTGCAGCGACTACTTCAG GGCCATGTTCACCGGCGGCATGCGGGAGGCAAGCCAGGACGTCATCGAGCTGAAGGGCGTGTCGGCCCGTGGCCTGCGGCACATCATTGACTTCGCCTACAGCGCCGAGGTGACACTGGACCTGGACTGCGTGCAGGACGTGCTGGGTGCGGCCGTGTTCTTGCAGATGCTGCCCGTGGTGGAGCTGTGCGAGGAGTTCCTGAAGGCGGCAATGAGCGTGGAGACCTGCCTCAACATCGGCCAGATGGCCACCACCTTCAGCCTGGCCTCGCTGCGGGAGTCGGTGGATGCCTTCACCTTCCGGCACTTCCTGCAGATTGCCGAGGAGGAGGATTTCCTGCGCCTGCCGCTGGAGCGCCTGGTCTTCTTCCTGCAGAGCAACCGGCTGCAGAGCTGCACCGAGATCGACCTGTTCCGCGCGGCCGTCCGCTGGCTGCAGCATGACCCGGCCCGGCGGCCGCGCGCCAGCCACGTGCTCTGCCATATTCGTTTCCCGCTCATGCAGTCGTCCGAGCTGGTGGACAGCGTGCAGACGCTGGACATCATGGTGGAGGATGTGCTGTGCCGCCAGTACCTGCTGGAGGCCTTCAACTACCAGGTGCTGCCCTTCCGGCAGCACGAGATGCAGTCTCCGCGCACCGCCGTGCGCTCGGATGTGCCCTCGCTGGTCACCTTCGGCGGCACGCCTTACACCGACAGCGACCGCTCGGTCAGCAGCAAGGTCTACCAGCTGCCCGAGCCGGGAGCCCGCCACTTCCGCGAGCTCACGGAGATGGAGGTGGGCTGCAGCCACACGTGCGTGGCCGTGCTGGACAATTTTGTGTACGTGGCCGGGGGCCAGCACCTGCAGTACCGCAGCGGCGAGGGCGCAGTGGACGCCTGCTACCGCTACGACCCCCACCTGAATCGCTGGCTGCGCCTGCAGGCCATGCAGGAGAGCCGCATCCAGTTCCAGCTGAACGTGCTGTGCGGCATGGTGTACGCCACGGGCGGCCGCAACCGAGCCGGCAGCCTGGCCTCCGTGGAGCGGTACTGCCCCCGGCGCAACGAGTGGGGCTACGCCTGCTCGCTGAAGCGCCGTACCTGGGGCCACGCTGGGGCCGCCTCAGGGGGCCGCCTCTACATCTCGGGTGGCTACGGGATCTCAGTGGAGGACAAGAAGGCCCTGCACTGCTACGACCCCGTGGCCGACCAGTGGGAGTTCAAGGCGCCCATGAGCGAACCCCGCGTGCTGCACGCCATGGTGGGCGCAGGCGGCCGCATCTATGCCCTCGGGGGCCGCATGGACCACGTGGACCGCTGCTTCGATGTGCTGGCTGTGGAGTACTATGTGCCCGAGACGGACCAGTGGACCAGCGTGAGCCCCATGCGGGCCGGCCAGTCAGAGGCCGGCTGCTGCCTGCTGGAGAGGAAGATCTACATCGTCGGGGGCTACAACTGGCGGCTCAACAACGTCACGGGCATCGTACAGGTGTACAACACGGACACCGACGAGTGGGAGCGGGACTTGCACTTCCCGGAGTCCTTCGCGGGCATAGCCTGCGCCCCCGTCCTGCTGCCCCGTGCCGGGACCAGGAGGTAG